A part of Candidatus Electrothrix aestuarii genomic DNA contains:
- a CDS encoding NAD-dependent malic enzyme, protein MSETSALFKYDEYGNTREIYVYASGLSLHSDPFINRGTAFTNDERQRLGLIAMLPPAVRSLEEQVENSRIKVEAKDSDIERFVYIRSLFDRNVTLAHALIKSDISRYMSIIYTPTVGYACQQYSSMFRSANGLHFHPGNIDQAENVLRRFQQRDIRVAVVTDNHGILGLGDQGAGGIAICLGKLMLYTQGAGIAPWHCLPISLDVGTNNEALLNDHEYLGWRHKRIAGDQYIDFIQRFARAFRNVFPSALCQWEDFSKQNAFAIRDTFLHDMISFNDDIQGTGSVALAAIYTAMRIKQEKLSQQKFLIHGAGAGGIGIAEQIMIALCAEGLSEEEARRQIFTLDSRGLITTDRELLPYKQKFAQDPAALEWLREEKDGVLENVVKQAGITVLIGTSGQPGCFSKEVVTALLEHTERPVVMPLSNPTDHAEAVPADIYNWTRGLALVGTGSPFPDVLYEGRAFFVAQANNVFVFPGVGLGALVSGSRAVLPEFFTAAASAVSSCVSLDAMRDGALLPPVTDLSKISIKVAQAVGEAAIAAGVSRPCAFSTFQHNNDPVRLQKLIRNFRWQPAYLPLVAM, encoded by the coding sequence ATGTCGGAGACTTCCGCCCTGTTCAAATACGATGAATATGGCAATACCCGTGAGATCTATGTCTATGCCAGCGGGCTCAGCCTTCATTCAGATCCTTTTATTAACCGGGGAACTGCCTTCACCAATGATGAGCGGCAGCGTCTCGGACTGATTGCCATGCTGCCCCCTGCTGTGCGCAGTCTGGAAGAGCAGGTGGAAAATAGCCGGATTAAGGTGGAGGCCAAGGACTCGGATATTGAGCGCTTTGTCTATATCCGTTCGCTTTTTGATCGCAATGTGACCCTGGCCCATGCCCTGATCAAGAGCGATATCAGCCGTTACATGTCGATTATCTATACCCCGACCGTGGGATATGCCTGTCAGCAGTACTCCTCCATGTTTCGCTCAGCCAATGGGCTCCATTTTCATCCCGGGAATATTGATCAGGCAGAGAATGTGTTGCGTCGATTCCAGCAGCGGGATATCCGGGTTGCTGTGGTAACGGATAACCATGGTATTCTTGGACTCGGTGATCAGGGCGCTGGCGGGATCGCCATCTGCCTGGGTAAGCTGATGCTCTATACCCAGGGGGCAGGCATTGCGCCTTGGCATTGCCTCCCCATCTCTTTGGATGTGGGGACCAATAATGAGGCCTTGCTCAATGATCATGAATATCTGGGCTGGCGGCATAAGCGCATTGCCGGGGATCAGTATATCGATTTTATCCAGCGTTTTGCCCGGGCCTTCCGCAATGTTTTTCCCAGTGCTCTGTGCCAGTGGGAAGATTTTTCCAAGCAGAATGCCTTTGCCATCCGCGATACCTTTCTCCATGATATGATCTCCTTTAACGATGATATCCAAGGGACTGGATCTGTGGCTTTGGCAGCTATTTACACGGCTATGCGGATCAAGCAGGAAAAGCTGTCACAGCAGAAGTTCCTTATTCATGGAGCCGGGGCAGGGGGGATTGGTATTGCAGAGCAGATCATGATTGCTCTGTGCGCGGAAGGCCTGTCAGAAGAGGAGGCACGTCGCCAGATTTTCACCCTGGATTCCAGGGGGCTGATCACCACGGATCGCGAGCTGTTGCCCTATAAACAGAAGTTTGCCCAAGATCCGGCAGCACTGGAGTGGCTCCGGGAAGAAAAAGATGGAGTGCTGGAGAATGTAGTCAAACAGGCAGGGATTACAGTCCTCATTGGTACTTCAGGGCAGCCTGGATGTTTTAGCAAGGAGGTTGTTACGGCACTGCTGGAGCATACAGAGCGCCCGGTTGTTATGCCGCTTTCCAATCCTACCGATCATGCTGAGGCGGTCCCGGCAGATATTTATAACTGGACCAGAGGGCTCGCTTTGGTAGGAACAGGTTCCCCCTTCCCGGATGTGCTCTATGAGGGGCGGGCCTTTTTTGTGGCTCAGGCGAATAATGTTTTTGTTTTTCCAGGAGTTGGCCTCGGTGCCTTGGTGTCCGGCTCACGGGCTGTACTACCGGAATTTTTTACCGCTGCTGCCAGCGCTGTTTCCTCCTGTGTGAGCCTTGATGCCATGCGGGATGGCGCACTTCTTCCTCCTGTGACAGATCTTTCCAAGATAAGCATCAAAGTTGCTCAGGCCGTAGGTGAGGCGGCCATTGCTGCGGGGGTAAGTCGTCCCTGTGCCTTCTCTACGTTCCAGCATAATAACGATCCAGTGCGTTTGCAGAAATTAATCCGTAATTTTCGCTGGCAACCAGCGTATTTGCCTCTGGTTGCCATGTAG
- a CDS encoding NINE protein, with translation MSKRDTHSVTIGYILWIFGFMGMHRFYYGKPISGTIYFFTLGLLGIGWIVDLFLIPGMDSEADLRFAPGPIDYNLCWIFLVFLGAFGIHRMYMGKWVSGIIYLFTVGLFGLGILYDLWTLNDQITVVNKS, from the coding sequence ATGAGTAAGCGTGACACGCATAGTGTAACAATAGGATACATTCTCTGGATTTTTGGTTTCATGGGAATGCATCGCTTTTATTACGGCAAACCGATTTCCGGTACCATTTATTTTTTCACCCTGGGGCTGCTCGGTATTGGTTGGATTGTTGATCTTTTTCTGATTCCCGGCATGGATAGTGAGGCTGATCTGCGCTTTGCTCCTGGTCCTATAGATTACAACCTCTGCTGGATTTTCCTGGTTTTTTTGGGTGCCTTTGGGATCCACCGTATGTATATGGGAAAATGGGTGAGCGGGATTATCTACCTTTTCACTGTAGGGCTGTTCGGTTTAGGTATTCTCTATGATCTCTGGACGCTCAATGATCAGATTACTGTTGTGAATAAAAGTTAG
- a CDS encoding IscA/HesB family protein, whose protein sequence is MIEVTESAIANIKEYLGQQNIESSVRIFLMSGGCSGPSLGLALDEAKENDLSFEQEGVSFLVEKALTETCGAIKVDYLEASSSSDCGCSSGGGFSITSEKPLAGGGDGGSCGCSCNGSCG, encoded by the coding sequence ATGATTGAAGTAACAGAATCAGCAATTGCAAACATCAAGGAATACCTGGGACAGCAGAACATTGAGTCCTCTGTACGTATTTTTCTGATGTCCGGTGGATGTTCAGGACCCAGCTTGGGACTGGCCCTTGATGAGGCCAAGGAAAACGACCTGAGCTTTGAGCAGGAAGGCGTGAGCTTTCTGGTAGAAAAGGCTCTCACAGAAACCTGTGGCGCCATCAAGGTAGATTATCTTGAGGCCAGCAGCAGCAGCGACTGTGGTTGTTCCTCCGGTGGTGGTTTCAGTATCACCAGCGAAAAACCGTTGGCAGGAGGAGGCGATGGCGGTTCCTGCGGTTGTTCCTGCAACGGTTCCTGCGGTTGA
- a CDS encoding double-cubane-cluster-containing anaerobic reductase has protein sequence MSDFEVKAYPELWQSLDVDVERFDKARKMLGDVYAQAFLSQENRPKAMAYFDEMIAELHGGRIKELVEAKAEGKPVVGTFCVYIPEEIVLAAGGICIGLCGGSQGSVPDAEKTLPRNICPMVKSAYGFKAGRICPYFQVADFLYGETTCDAKKKTWELLDRLIPTHVMEIPQTKKPQSIALWHEEVKAFKVKMEETTGKEITEADLAAAIKLMNNKRKALQRLNNLRHYNPSPISGKDGLLIEQIAFYDDPVRFTEKLNALCDELDERVAQQVTVQGQKSARVMVAGSPMALPNWKVHNLVEGAGAVIVNEESCIGTRYFKDLIDESVTGMDNMLAALTDRYKEIDCSCFTPNNERIDQVVKEFRESGAQGIINYSLQFCHTYNIEEVRIREACDKEGIPYLSLESDYSPEDMGQMQTRIEAFLEQLSD, from the coding sequence ATGAGTGATTTTGAAGTCAAGGCCTACCCGGAGCTGTGGCAATCTCTGGACGTGGATGTGGAGCGTTTTGACAAGGCCCGCAAGATGCTGGGTGATGTCTATGCGCAAGCCTTCCTCAGCCAGGAGAATCGTCCCAAGGCTATGGCCTATTTTGATGAGATGATCGCTGAGTTACACGGCGGGCGGATCAAGGAATTGGTGGAGGCTAAAGCCGAGGGAAAACCGGTAGTCGGTACCTTCTGTGTCTACATCCCGGAAGAGATTGTTCTTGCTGCGGGTGGTATATGCATTGGGCTCTGCGGTGGTTCGCAGGGCTCTGTGCCGGATGCAGAAAAGACCCTGCCCCGTAATATCTGTCCAATGGTTAAATCTGCCTATGGTTTTAAGGCTGGCCGAATCTGCCCCTATTTTCAGGTAGCAGATTTCCTCTATGGCGAGACAACCTGTGATGCCAAGAAAAAGACCTGGGAATTGCTGGATCGTCTGATCCCCACCCATGTGATGGAGATTCCCCAGACCAAGAAGCCGCAGAGCATTGCGCTGTGGCATGAAGAGGTCAAGGCCTTTAAGGTTAAGATGGAAGAGACCACGGGCAAGGAAATAACCGAGGCTGATCTGGCGGCGGCGATTAAATTGATGAATAATAAGCGCAAGGCATTGCAACGGTTGAATAACCTGCGTCATTATAATCCTTCCCCGATTTCCGGTAAAGACGGCCTGCTTATTGAGCAGATCGCCTTTTATGATGATCCGGTTCGCTTTACCGAGAAGCTCAACGCCCTCTGCGATGAGCTGGACGAGCGGGTCGCGCAGCAGGTGACGGTCCAGGGACAGAAGAGCGCCCGGGTGATGGTCGCTGGTTCGCCAATGGCCCTGCCCAACTGGAAGGTACATAACCTGGTGGAAGGGGCTGGGGCGGTAATCGTTAACGAGGAATCCTGCATAGGTACCCGTTATTTCAAGGACCTGATTGATGAGTCCGTCACTGGTATGGACAATATGCTGGCTGCGCTCACTGATCGTTACAAGGAAATTGATTGCTCCTGCTTTACCCCCAATAACGAGCGGATTGACCAGGTGGTCAAGGAGTTCCGTGAGTCCGGGGCCCAGGGAATCATCAACTACTCTCTCCAGTTCTGCCATACCTATAATATCGAGGAAGTACGGATCCGCGAGGCCTGTGATAAGGAAGGAATTCCCTATCTCTCGCTGGAATCCGATTATTCCCCGGAGGATATGGGGCAGATGCAGACCCGGATTGAGGCCTTTTTGGAACAGCTGAGTGACTAA
- a CDS encoding acyl-CoA dehydratase activase: MYIGVDLGSRTVKMAVWDGECLVAHRIVESGFEPHRQAEKMIADFRADKVVATGYGRHLAAEHFADQVITEIKAHALGIRHHLPDCTTIVDVGGQDSKVITLNAQGKVAHFQMNDKCAAGTGRFLEIMAASLAYPLAEFGQAALAAEQEVQINSMCTVFAESEVISMKNRGVPREQIARAVHSSVVTRLIAMLSRTGYGETVAFSGGVANNPCMVQMLQERLGDTQVLVPEFPDITGAFGAALAATD; encoded by the coding sequence ATGTATATCGGTGTTGATTTGGGTTCCCGGACCGTGAAAATGGCGGTTTGGGATGGGGAATGCCTGGTGGCGCATCGAATTGTTGAGTCCGGCTTTGAGCCCCATCGACAAGCGGAAAAGATGATTGCTGATTTCCGGGCAGACAAGGTAGTTGCCACTGGTTATGGGCGCCATCTTGCGGCAGAGCATTTTGCCGACCAGGTCATCACCGAAATCAAGGCCCATGCCTTGGGTATTCGTCATCACCTGCCCGACTGCACCACCATCGTTGATGTGGGCGGGCAGGATTCCAAGGTCATCACCCTGAATGCTCAGGGCAAGGTGGCTCATTTTCAGATGAATGATAAATGCGCTGCCGGAACCGGGCGCTTTTTAGAGATTATGGCCGCCTCTCTGGCCTATCCGCTGGCAGAGTTCGGCCAAGCGGCCCTTGCTGCGGAGCAGGAGGTGCAGATCAACTCCATGTGTACGGTCTTTGCCGAATCTGAGGTGATCTCCATGAAAAACCGAGGGGTTCCCCGTGAGCAGATCGCTCGGGCCGTGCATAGTTCTGTGGTTACTCGTCTGATCGCCATGCTTTCACGCACTGGTTACGGTGAGACTGTGGCCTTTTCCGGTGGGGTGGCTAATAATCCCTGTATGGTGCAAATGCTCCAGGAGCGGCTCGGTGACACCCAGGTGCTGGTGCCGGAGTTCCCGGATATTACAGGTGCCTTTGGGGCGGCCTTGGCGGCAACTGATTGA
- a CDS encoding PAS domain S-box protein: MTSSCWKKALQKKERELLIRNRIAEIFLTISGDKIYFELLQVILEAMKSPFGTIAYINEHGERVVPVLTKDIWKNCEVHNVEMVFPREKWSGIWGKCLLTQKTVSSNGPFKVPEGHVSITRALAVPIIHQEEVIGNFMVANKETVYGDEDKNILEAIADHTAPILHARLLNERHEKRNKRAEDLLRKSHGELEARVKERTAKLQEMNDELQNEVSERIKTTRQLLASEEDLKDSQRIARLGTWRLDFASEKVVWSEELYKMYGFDPAQPLPPYTEHRTLFTPESWEKLSASLTRAKETGAPYELELKTVKEDGCRGWMWVHGRAVKDEKGLIIGLRGVAQDITKRKQAEQQYHESLTMYQDLVETSQDLIWQCDENGRYIYLNPAWEEVFGYKIEEMLGRKFTDFQTPEQAEIDQKEFLRLMKGNAIKGYETIHIGKNNKPIHLVFNAKFLLDTGGNIAGTRGTAYDITHRYEAAQQLKKSEENYHNLFEKMLDGFALHEIICNYSGTPVDYRFLTVNPSFEKITGLKANDLIGRTVLQVLPGTEKHWINIYGKVALVGDPVFFENYSQELDRHFEVTAYQPAPHQFACIFRDITAARRAKKERKLNEQRLQSLLSLHEKKC, encoded by the coding sequence ATGACATCAAGTTGCTGGAAAAAAGCGTTACAGAAAAAGGAGCGGGAACTCTTAATTAGAAATCGGATTGCAGAAATATTTCTCACTATTTCCGGCGACAAAATATACTTTGAATTGTTACAGGTTATTTTGGAAGCTATGAAAAGTCCTTTTGGAACTATTGCTTATATTAATGAGCACGGAGAAAGGGTTGTGCCTGTCTTGACTAAAGACATTTGGAAGAATTGTGAGGTGCATAATGTGGAAATGGTGTTTCCCAGGGAGAAATGGAGTGGCATTTGGGGCAAATGTCTGTTGACCCAAAAGACCGTCTCTTCTAATGGACCGTTCAAGGTACCAGAGGGACATGTCTCAATAACCAGAGCCTTGGCTGTTCCAATAATTCATCAGGAAGAGGTTATTGGAAATTTTATGGTCGCCAATAAGGAGACAGTGTATGGAGATGAAGATAAAAATATATTGGAGGCCATCGCTGACCACACAGCCCCTATTCTGCATGCCAGATTGCTGAATGAACGACATGAAAAAAGAAATAAAAGAGCAGAAGATCTGCTGAGAAAGTCCCATGGTGAGTTAGAAGCGCGAGTGAAAGAACGTACCGCAAAGCTTCAGGAAATGAATGATGAATTGCAAAACGAGGTCTCCGAGCGAATAAAAACGACTAGGCAGTTGCTCGCAAGTGAAGAGGACCTTAAGGACTCTCAACGAATTGCTCGACTTGGCACATGGCGGCTGGATTTTGCCAGTGAGAAAGTTGTCTGGTCAGAGGAACTCTACAAAATGTATGGTTTTGATCCGGCACAGCCTCTACCGCCATATACTGAACATAGGACGCTCTTTACTCCAGAAAGCTGGGAAAAGCTATCAGCATCTTTAACTCGTGCGAAAGAAACAGGTGCTCCCTATGAACTGGAGCTGAAGACCGTCAAGGAAGATGGATGTCGTGGCTGGATGTGGGTGCATGGCAGGGCAGTGAAGGACGAAAAAGGCTTGATCATTGGCCTGCGTGGCGTGGCTCAAGATATCACCAAACGTAAACAGGCTGAGCAGCAATATCATGAGTCTCTGACAATGTATCAAGATCTTGTTGAGACATCACAGGACTTGATTTGGCAATGTGATGAGAATGGAAGATACATTTACCTCAATCCCGCTTGGGAGGAGGTCTTTGGATATAAAATTGAAGAGATGCTTGGTAGAAAATTTACCGACTTTCAGACACCGGAGCAAGCGGAAATTGATCAGAAAGAGTTTCTGCGACTCATGAAGGGCAATGCTATAAAAGGTTATGAAACTATCCATATCGGTAAAAATAATAAACCAATTCATTTGGTATTCAATGCAAAATTTTTGCTAGACACAGGTGGCAATATTGCCGGAACTCGTGGTACGGCCTATGACATTACACATCGATATGAAGCGGCTCAACAGCTTAAAAAAAGTGAAGAAAATTATCATAATCTCTTCGAAAAGATGCTGGACGGGTTCGCTCTCCATGAGATTATTTGCAATTATTCCGGTACGCCGGTTGATTACCGTTTTTTGACCGTTAATCCTTCCTTTGAAAAAATAACCGGACTCAAGGCTAATGACTTGATTGGGCGGACTGTTCTCCAGGTTTTACCAGGTACAGAGAAACATTGGATTAATATCTATGGTAAGGTTGCTCTGGTCGGGGATCCTGTCTTTTTTGAAAATTATTCACAGGAGCTTGATAGGCATTTTGAAGTGACAGCATATCAACCTGCCCCACATCAGTTTGCCTGTATCTTTAGGGATATTACAGCTGCCCGAAGAGCGAAGAAAGAACGAAAATTAAATGAACAAAGGCTTCAGTCCTTGTTGTCACTTCATGAAAAAAAATGTTAA
- a CDS encoding GAF domain-containing protein: MLNEQDLLRYALEEAIRMTESECGYLHFVDDDEINISLNLWSQETLKICAAQKISHYPLENAGVWADCLRLRKSVVHNDYPNHSEKKGYPEGHFPIKRHMSVPIFVDDKIVAIVGVGNKSEIYEEADTRQVLLFFASTWDIIKQKRLEAEKKKVEARLVQAHKMEAIGTLAGGIAHDFNNILGVILGYTELAKEDAPLGSRFASGLDQVLIAGNRAKDLVKQILAFSRQTEMERFPLQLQPIIKEAVKMLRASIPTTIDIQENIDLSCGLVLADPTQIHQILMNLCANANHAMEKSGGILKIELRRTDVGNDVLGANVPLKPGQYIELVVSDTGVGIGLDIIQKVFDPYFTTKELGKGTGMGLAIVHGIITEYGGAVTVESELQHGTTFHVYFPKAEKAELETVKKTEEIYSGKGNILFVDDEELLICLGKDMLERLGYDVTVRQSSIDALSTFQNDPYAFDVVITDQTMPGITGADLSRRILQIRPDIPIILCTGHSNLVDEVSAKSIGIKEFVMKPLAKGVIGNLLQKLLGPDKI; encoded by the coding sequence ATGTTAAATGAACAAGATCTTCTTCGTTATGCTCTTGAAGAGGCCATTAGAATGACAGAAAGTGAATGTGGCTATCTTCACTTTGTCGATGATGATGAAATCAATATATCTTTAAACTTGTGGTCCCAAGAAACGCTTAAAATCTGTGCCGCTCAAAAAATATCTCACTATCCACTCGAAAATGCAGGGGTATGGGCTGATTGTCTACGCCTGAGAAAATCTGTTGTTCACAATGACTATCCCAATCATTCTGAAAAGAAAGGTTATCCCGAGGGGCATTTCCCAATTAAGAGACATATGAGTGTGCCGATCTTTGTTGATGATAAAATTGTTGCGATAGTTGGAGTTGGCAATAAGTCTGAAATATATGAAGAGGCTGACACTCGGCAAGTTTTACTCTTTTTTGCCAGCACATGGGATATCATTAAACAAAAACGATTAGAGGCTGAAAAGAAAAAGGTTGAAGCTCGCCTTGTCCAAGCGCATAAAATGGAGGCTATTGGTACTCTGGCAGGGGGGATTGCTCATGATTTCAATAATATTCTTGGAGTTATTCTGGGCTATACTGAGCTGGCCAAGGAGGATGCTCCTCTTGGTTCGAGATTTGCCTCTGGTCTTGATCAAGTCCTCATTGCCGGAAATCGTGCTAAGGATCTTGTAAAGCAGATATTGGCTTTCAGTAGACAGACGGAGATGGAGCGTTTTCCATTGCAATTGCAGCCAATCATCAAAGAAGCCGTGAAAATGTTACGAGCGTCAATTCCAACAACCATTGATATACAGGAAAATATTGATTTAAGCTGTGGGCTGGTTTTGGCCGATCCAACTCAGATACACCAGATTCTTATGAATCTTTGTGCTAATGCCAATCATGCTATGGAGAAGTCTGGCGGTATTTTGAAAATTGAACTGCGAAGGACTGATGTTGGAAATGATGTCCTGGGGGCCAACGTTCCGCTTAAACCAGGCCAGTATATTGAACTGGTTGTTTCTGACACTGGTGTTGGGATTGGTCTGGATATTATTCAGAAGGTATTTGATCCCTACTTCACAACAAAGGAACTCGGCAAAGGAACAGGAATGGGGCTGGCTATTGTTCATGGAATTATTACTGAATATGGTGGTGCCGTGACGGTTGAGAGTGAGCTGCAGCATGGAACAACATTTCACGTTTATTTTCCAAAGGCTGAGAAGGCTGAGCTGGAAACGGTCAAAAAAACTGAAGAGATTTATTCTGGGAAAGGAAATATCCTTTTTGTAGACGATGAAGAGCTGTTGATTTGTTTGGGAAAAGACATGCTTGAACGGCTTGGATATGATGTGACAGTTCGACAAAGCAGTATCGATGCATTGTCAACTTTTCAGAATGATCCTTATGCATTTGATGTTGTTATTACTGACCAGACCATGCCGGGAATCACTGGTGCTGACCTTTCAAGAAGGATTTTGCAAATACGTCCCGATATTCCAATAATTTTATGCACAGGACATAGTAATTTGGTTGATGAAGTTTCGGCAAAGTCTATCGGTATCAAAGAATTTGTGATGAAACCGCTGGCAAAGGGGGTGATAGGAAACCTGTTACAGAAATTACTTGGCCCTGATAAAATATGA
- a CDS encoding universal stress protein, whose protein sequence is MTKHNARLLGEAEVIALATDGSSYTEGAVQETIFLAQGCGAKIVVLHVISVGSGSTTGPRASAVKVPQEISDYLDNIKKMADDHGITCDIVIEQSYYSPEKTIVDLAYKHNADVLIMGRHGKRGLIKLLVGGMTSKVIGQGFPQTLVVPSHATVQGEKILVATDGSESGQAATETAISMGQNCTTLKEIYILSVADSEDELEASQARVEAVCAKGQEMAPRPTFHPIALVGKPSADVIAQTAEEKQVDMILVGGHGKGLSKMLMGHVTEKVIGKAHCAVLVIEKKDDEEETQEDVPESSE, encoded by the coding sequence ATGACAAAGCATAATGCACGACTGCTGGGCGAAGCTGAAGTTATCGCTCTTGCTACAGACGGTTCTTCGTACACAGAAGGAGCAGTACAGGAAACTATTTTCTTAGCTCAGGGATGTGGGGCAAAAATTGTTGTTCTGCATGTGATCTCGGTTGGTTCAGGATCAACAACAGGACCGCGAGCCTCTGCCGTCAAGGTACCGCAGGAGATCTCTGATTATCTGGACAACATCAAAAAGATGGCTGATGATCACGGGATTACCTGCGATATTGTCATTGAGCAGTCCTACTACAGCCCGGAAAAAACCATTGTCGATTTGGCGTATAAACATAATGCCGATGTCCTTATTATGGGGCGTCACGGCAAAAGGGGCCTGATCAAGCTCCTGGTAGGCGGTATGACCTCCAAAGTTATTGGCCAGGGTTTCCCTCAGACGCTCGTTGTGCCCTCCCATGCGACTGTTCAAGGAGAAAAAATTCTGGTCGCAACCGATGGATCTGAATCAGGTCAGGCAGCGACAGAAACAGCTATCAGCATGGGGCAAAACTGCACCACGCTCAAAGAGATCTATATACTTTCTGTAGCTGATTCTGAAGATGAACTCGAAGCATCTCAGGCAAGGGTGGAAGCGGTTTGCGCAAAAGGACAGGAGATGGCTCCACGGCCCACCTTTCATCCCATCGCCTTAGTTGGTAAACCGTCTGCCGATGTTATTGCTCAGACAGCAGAAGAAAAGCAGGTGGATATGATCCTGGTCGGTGGGCACGGAAAAGGACTCAGCAAAATGCTGATGGGGCATGTCACGGAAAAAGTCATTGGCAAGGCCCATTGTGCGGTGCTGGTGATTGAGAAGAAAGACGATGAGGAAGAGACTCAGGAGGATGTCCCTGAGAGCAGCGAATAA
- a CDS encoding universal stress protein, translating into MNPTKAMNTSKVIALATDGSSSTDGAVQEAIFLAQSCRARIVVLHVIPIDSGSATAIHASTSSSLLESKKYLKRLKTLTDDNEIPCEIIIEESYQPDKAIVELSYKHQADILIMGRNSRQGLQKLLAGSMTSKVIGRGFPKVLVVPKDFTIGGDKVLLAVDGSEASEAAADEIIDMGIHCTNLKEVYALSVTRSENGLAEARALAEAACNRGKEKAPRVIFHPMSLAGRPAADLISQTAAEKQVDMILIGGHGKGLTKLLMGHVTEKVIGKAHCAVLVIEKKKEDGYIPEDNE; encoded by the coding sequence ATGAACCCCACAAAAGCTATGAATACATCCAAGGTCATTGCCCTGGCAACAGACGGTTCTTCCTCTACAGACGGAGCCGTACAGGAGGCTATTTTCCTGGCCCAGTCATGCAGAGCAAGAATTGTGGTCCTGCACGTCATTCCAATTGATTCTGGATCAGCAACTGCAATTCACGCCTCAACGTCGTCCAGCCTCCTGGAAAGCAAAAAATACCTAAAGAGGCTCAAAACACTTACTGATGATAACGAAATCCCCTGTGAGATTATCATTGAAGAGTCCTACCAGCCTGACAAAGCTATCGTTGAATTGAGCTATAAACACCAGGCTGATATCCTGATAATGGGACGAAATAGCAGGCAAGGCTTGCAGAAATTGCTGGCAGGAAGTATGACCTCCAAGGTGATTGGTCGAGGTTTCCCCAAAGTTTTGGTTGTGCCCAAAGACTTTACCATTGGTGGGGACAAGGTTCTTCTTGCCGTTGACGGATCAGAAGCCAGCGAGGCTGCTGCGGATGAAATTATTGATATGGGCATTCATTGTACCAATCTGAAAGAAGTCTATGCCCTATCAGTCACTCGTTCTGAAAACGGTCTTGCAGAAGCCAGAGCACTGGCGGAGGCGGCCTGCAACAGGGGAAAAGAAAAAGCGCCACGGGTCATCTTTCATCCAATGTCCTTAGCAGGAAGACCAGCTGCCGACCTCATTAGCCAGACAGCCGCGGAAAAGCAAGTAGATATGATTTTGATCGGTGGTCACGGCAAGGGGCTCACGAAGCTTCTTATGGGGCACGTGACAGAAAAGGTTATTGGAAAAGCGCACTGTGCAGTACTAGTTATTGAAAAGAAAAAAGAAGATGGATATATTCCAGAGGACAATGAGTAG